In Bacteroidales bacterium, the sequence CAAGAAATGATTACGAGGGAATTGCCGCTGATTTCCTTAAAACAGATATTGATGTGTTTATTGGCGGAGGCAGAAATAATTTTACGCTAAGGAAAGATAAACGGAATCTTGTGCAGGAACTGCGTGATAAAGGCTACCAGGTTATGTTTTCAATGGACAGTATCCGGGGAGTCAGACAGGGAAAGCTTGCCGGATTAACAGCACCTGACCACAATCCGTCGATTCTGCAAGGCCGCAACCGCGAAATGCTTATAACGGCCACTCAAACAGCGATTAATCTTTTGAGCAAAAATAAAAAAGGATTTTTCCTGATGGTGGAAGGGTCGGAAATTGATTTCGGAGGACATGCCAACAATACTGATTTTGTTGCCCAGGAGGTCATTGATTTTGACAGGGCAATCGGGGCTGCCCTTGATTATGCCCGTTTGTATCAGAACACTCTTATTATTGTCACTGCCGATCATGAAACCGGAGGTATGGCTTTAACCGGAGGCAGCTTTAAAGAAGGAAAGGTTTCTGCAAAATTTGCCCTCACCGATCATACCGGAGTTATGGTACCTGTATTTGCATATGGTCCGGGATCAAGGTTATTTCAGGGTTTCCAGGAGAACACTGAAATATTTGATAAAATGAAACTTCTGTTTGGCTTCTGAATAATAAAGAACAATAGGCCATACTGAATGTTACACCTGATGTAGTATTATATAAGCCTATGAAAACTATGCTGCTGACCGGATTGATTTTAATTACTTTGTCGTGCATTCCAAGGGAAGATCCTCCCCAGAGGAATCCGGAGCTGCTTACCGAAAAAGTGCTGCCATCGGTACTCGATGAAAACTCGGGAATGACTTCATTCGGCGATCTCATATGGTTTATAAACGACAGTGGAAATGACTCGGCCATGTATGGTTACAGCACACAGGATAACGAGGTAAAAAGAACTGTCCATATCCACAGCGCCCATAATACCGACTGGGAGGATATCACTCAAAACAATCAGTATGTATTTATCGGTGATTTTGGAAACAATGCAGCAGGAAACCGTACTGATCTTCGAATTTATATAATCCGTAAGGATGATGTCATTGCAAACGATACTGTGGAGCCGGAAGGGGTAATCAATTTTTCATATGAAGATCAATCCGATTTTTCGGCCCAGGGAAATAATAACACCAATTTCGACTGCGAAGGATTTATAGCAACTGAAAGTACGATTGTCCTTTTCAGCAAGGACTGGATCGATAATAAAACCCGGTTATACACTCTTTCCATCGCACCCGGGTTACAGACGGCTATGCTCAAGAAAGAATGGAATGTAGGAGCATTGGTTACTTCTGCCTGCTATTCAGGATCTGCAGGTGATCTTTACCTGGCCGGCTATACCGAAAGTCTGACCCCGGTTATATGGCAATTCACCGGCTTTAATACGGAAACACTGAATTTTGACCATGTATCACGAACCGATTTCGATATGCTTTTCACTCAAACGGAAGGCATAATGATATTGAACGGACAAATATATGTTTCTTCGGAAGCATTTACCCTGATACAACCCGGAACTCCGGCTTCGCTGTTCAGGCTTGACAGGGGCAACTAATTCAGTTTTGACGGATTCAGAGTAAACGTTATCGTAGTCCCTGAACCTTTTTCACTGTTTGCTTTAATTCGGCCATTGTTCTTTTCGATAAACTCCTTGCAAATAATCAGTCCAAGTCCTGTTCCCGATTCACCCATTGTACCGGCCGTTGAATAATAGGTATCAATCCTGAACAGCTTATTCAGGCTTTCACGGTCCATCCCGATTCCATTATCGCTCACATTCACTTCAACAAGCTCTTTATTCGGCTTCACTGAAATGACAATCTCACCGCTCGGGTTTGAGAACTTTATGGCATTGCTTACAAGATTTCTCAAAACCGTGTTTATCATATTTTTGTCAGCATGAACATGAATTTCCTCTGAGACTTCGTTTTTAAGAATGATGCCCTTTTTTAAAGCCATGCCACAGTTAAGATCAACGACAGTCTGAGCAATTTCGCCAAGATCAAAGTTCTCCGGCTTGAAATTTATATTGTCGGTTTGGGTTCTTGCCCATTCCAGCAGGTTTTCAAGAAGGTTAAAAGCAGTGTGTGAGGAAACACTGATTAGTTCAAGAACACTCAGTTTATGCTGATTATCCATTTCATAATAATCATGCCTGAGCAATTCACTGAATCCTATGATGGCATTGAAGGGATTCCGGAGATCGTGGGCAATGATCGAGAAAAATTTGTCCTTTGTACGATTCAGCCGTTCGAGCTCGGCATTGATCATGAGCAGGTTTTGCGTTTGTTCGGCAAGCTCTTCCGACTGAATTAATATCTCTTTTTGCCTGTTTTCGAGCAGGCGGTTGGTTTCCTGAAGATCCTCAGACTTCTTCCGCAACTGGTTTTCAATGTTTTTCAATTTTGAAATATCACGGCATATTCCTGCCAGTCCTATTATGGTTCCATCATCATTTCTGACCGGAACCTTTGTTGTTGCCCGAATAATACGATTTCCATATTCATCCAGGGCATTCTCTTCGAAATTGATCATCGGAAGGCCGGTATCCATGATCTTCTGCTCGTCAGCATAAAATGCCGAGGCCATATTTTCAGAATAGAAATCAAAATCGGTTTTACCGATAAGGTTTTCAGGTGTTGTGCCCATTACCATAGCCACTTTGGCGTTTGCCAGGGTAAACCTGCTTTGCCGGTCTTTGATAAAAATCAGGTCAGGAATAGTATCCACAAGGGTTCGGAGCTGCTTCCTCTCATTCTGAACTGAAACCAGAGCTTCATGATCTTTATTCTTTGTGTTGCGACGGTAGTACGATGCAACTAAATAAACAATCAAGGCCAGAATGGCTGAAAAAACAATTCCTGCTAAAAAATAGAAAGCCTTGATCACGACCGTAATAGAGTAATGTCAGGTAAATAAAGTAAAAATGTGTGCCCGGATTGTACGTAAAAAAAGCCTTTCAGGTTAAGATTTAAACAGCCAATTTGACCTTTTCATGCATAAGGTTTAATTATATTTAGAAAAAAAATAATGGAGCCTGGGGTAAAAAGAAAGTTGTATCTGATTCCTTCAACGCTGGGTGATTCAGATATCGATAAAGTAATTCCGGTTTATAACCGCGGAATCATCCGCGGATTAACCCATTTTGTGGCAGAAGAAGAAAAAACGGTGAGGCGTTTTCTGATCCGTTGCGGCTATCAGAATATTCAGCAGGCTGCTTTTTATTTATTGAATGAACACACTCCTCCCCGCGACATTCCTTTTATTTTTTCGGATTCAGGTTCAGCTGACCTTGGTTTGATTTCTGAAGCCGGGTTACCGGGTGTGGCAGATCCTGGAAATATGCTTGTTTCAGAAGCCTTCAGATTAGGTATGGAAGTTATTCCGCTTTCAGGCCCCTCTTCGCTTATGCTTGCCCTTATGGCATCCGGCCTCAATGGTCAGCAATTTGCCTTTAACGGATATCTTCCACAGAAACCAAATGAAAGAATCGCCAGGATCAGGCATTTTGAGAAAAGATCGGCAGCTGAAAACCAATCGCAAATTTTCATTGAAGCCCCTTATCGCAATAATCACCTGGTGGAATCATTACTCAGCACCCTTAGACATGAAACCAGACTTTGCATAGCGGTGAATCTGACCCTTGAAAATGAATGGATCCGCACAAAGACAATCGGTGAGTGGATTAAACAACCCCCCGGAGATTTAAAAAAACTGCCGGCCGTATTTATTTTCCTGGCTTAGTTATTGTCCCTGCTTGATATCCACGACTTCAATATCATAGATAAGACTTTGGTAAACAGGCACTACAGTGTAATTCTGAGTTGGATATACATATCCTGTTTTGCCGTAAGCCATTGAATTTCCAATCGCAATGGAAACCTTACTGTGGTTTTGGAATCGGATTGAATCAAAAGCTACCTTTAAACCGTTTGGAAACAGCATCATATTGGTAGGGGTTCTCATCCCGGGTTTATATCTCGATATTCCTTTTTCGGCATTCGAATCAAAAACACGATTTGCCACTATGGTGCTCCCATAGGCATCCACGATCCGTCCTGTATAATTAAAATAAATCGAATCCCCGCTGCCGAAAGAATCGATTGCTGTTGAAGCTTCTGTGATCTTATACCAGAGCGTGGTATCACCAATTTGCGTTCCCTCACTATAATTTTCCTGAACATAAAGATACATTGTAGAATCATCAAAAGCTTCAGGGTCTTTTATGACTTTAAGCAATTCAAGCTCATAAACAAGAGGCTTATAATCGTAGTTAGCCTTATCTGATGGCAGTATTACGGTAGCTTTGCCGCCTTCCTTCATAAGCGAAAGCGCTTCGTTGATGCCCGGCATACTGTAACCGTACATCATTTTAATTGGTCCGTATAAATAATATTTGAAAATACCCGAGAGAGGCCAGTCGGCTTTTAACGAATCGTAGCTGGTCTCACGGATCACACCATCCTCAAGATACCTTCCGACATAATTAATAACCACATAATTGTCTTTTCCAGGAGTCACGCCGGTTCCGGCCTTATTCTCAATAAAATAAATACCTCCTTCTGTTTTTTTATCCTCAGTAATATTATGATCAGCCAGGTATTTACTGATTATCTTTTTCTCGTTATTTTCGAGATCTTCAATATCGTTTTTAACACAACCTGATGCCAGCACTATGAATGCTGAAACAAAGAAAGGGAGCAGCTGAATTTTTCTCATAGCAGAAAGAATTAATCGTTGTGAACCGGATCAGCTAATGCTGATTTGTTTAACGGCGAAGATACCTTTAAAATTTCAACCTCAAAAATGAGAGATGTGAATGGCGGTATCAACTGATTGGATGATCCCTCATTCCCGAATGCAAGCTGTGAGGGCAAAATAAACAGGCTTTTCTCACCTTCGCTCATCATTCCGATAGCCTGCTCCAGTCCTTCAATTACCTGCCACTCGGTACCATAAACAAACTGAAAGGGCTGTCCGCGCTTTACGGTAGAATCAAAAAACCTGCCATTGAGAAATTTCCCTTCATAATTAACGGTAACCGTATCCCCTTTTTCAACCTTAATACCATTGCCCTTTATGAGATTAAGGTAATACATACCGCCTGGCAAAGGACTCACATTCAGCTTTTCCTGGTCAATAAACTGGGTGAGGATTACTTTTTCATATTCACCAAAATCCTGAATCCATGAAAGAAAGGCCTGTTTCTCGCGGGTGTAGTCTTCTTCAGTTTGTATGTCGATCATATCAACCTTTACCTTTACGGGATCATCTGTTTTAATAAAACGTGGTAAAGGACTGTGAAGTGTGTTTTCGAAAAATTTAGCGGCCGAAAGAATAAAAACAGCACTTTCTTCAGGGGATAGTAAGGTAAAACATTCATCAATAGCACCTTCATAAGCAGGTTCTTTTACCTGGAATTTTCTTTTTCCGTCGAAGAATGCGGAATCGTTCATCGTCAGGTAGGTAAGATTTACGGTTATATAGTCGCCCGGTTTAGCTTTAACTGAATCCTCATCTCCAATAGCCGTGAGTTTATAGTATATACCATGCGATGCTTTCTTATAACCCGGGTATCGGGCAAAATGATCACATGAAACAACTGAAAATAAGAGAATCAGAAAGAATATTTCATGAAGCTGCCTGTGCATCTGCCTTTATGATTTTTAGATGATATACAATTATGGAACGAGCCGGAATTTTATCACCGTCTCCCTGGAATCCGAATGCCAGGTGCGGAGGAAGAATAAGGACGGCTTCGCTGCCTTTTTGCAGGAGCCTGACGCCTTCATCAAGGCCTGATTCCACTTCCCCTTTACCAACTGTAAATTGTTTATTTCCGAGCGAATCCGAACTGTAACAACGAGTTCCGTCAAGAAGCCTGACATCATATTCAAGCGTCACTGTCATTCCATCCTTAACCGGTTCGCCGGTTCCTTTTTTAGTAATTCCATACCACAATCCCGTTTCAGATTCCTGAAGGGATAGATTATGCTGCCTCATATAATCAGTGATTTTTTGCTTGTCTTTTTGTACAAGCATCCTGTTCACTTCAACCATGGCGTTCTGTGTTTCCCTTACCTCTTTTTCCGTAATCTGCCTTTCCGGCTGACGGGAACAACTGCCCGTGACCAGGGCAACAGTCAGAAGGAATAAAACATTAATCCTCATCACGGTTCAATTTATCGCGATAACGGGGCAATAAATCCTTAAATTGTTTTAAGGCTTCGTCAAGAGAGCAATATGCCTCCCCACCTGAAGCATTTTTATGCCCTCCGCCATGAAAATGATCTCTTGAGAATTCATTAACAGGAAATGTACCCTTCGAACGGAATGAAAGTTTTATATGATCATCCTTTTCAAGGAACAGGGCCGAGAAGCAAACTCCTTTTATCGACAGGGGATAATTAACAAATCCTTCACTGTCGCCCACTTCGAAGTGGTATTTTTTCATATCAGCTTTTGAAATTGAAATGATACCTGTTTTGAATTCAGGAAAAACTTCAAGTTTCTCATTCAGGCTGAAACCAAGCAGGCGCATTCGGTGTTCCGAATAATTATCGTATACAAAGGAATAGATCTCATCTTTGTTGATTCCGTAATCCAGCAGATCAGCCACAGTTTCCCACGTTTTCCGGTTAGAGGAATTATAGCTGAAGCATCCTGTATCGGTCATAATGCCTGTGAAAAGGCAAGCCGATATTTCAGCGTCCATCTGATTTTTAAAGGCTGCTTCATGAATAAACCGGTATACCAGTTCTGCAGTTGAGCTGGCGGAAGGATCGGACAGCATACAATCCACTTTCATTGTGGGTGCGGGATGATGGTCAATGAGCACCCTGAAGGCTGCTGAGGATTCAAATACATCGCGAAGGTCACGGAATCTTTTGATTTCATTGAAATCAATGGCGAAGATCATTTCAGCATTCTTCAATATGCCAACCACCCTGTCATGTTCATGTTTAAGGATAACGATTTTATCTGAACCCGGCATCCATTTAAGAAATTCAGGGTAGTCGTTGGGAGAAATCACATCACAGTTGTGCCCCATTTTTGTGAACAGCCGGTTCAGGGCAAGTGCAGAACCCAATGTATCGCCGTCGGGATTAAGATGACAAAGAATGGCTATTTTTTTTGCCTGACTTTTAAGTAACTTAACAGTTTGGCTTATATTCTGCCAGATGATTTGACCTTCAGAATTATTCATGCATGATTCGAAAACGCAGTGTTTTTAAAAGGTCAAATTTAATTAAGTTCTTATCTCAATGGCTGATTTGTGTAATCAAGTTTTTAATTAATTTTATTTATATTCGCCCATACACCAATAAAAATCAAGATTATGGCCGGAACAAAGACCTTTTTCATAATCAAGCCGGGGGCTGTAAGTCATGAATATATAGGACCCATTCTTGCCAAGATCAATGCCGCCGGTTTTCATTTTTCGGCATTGAAGCTTACCATGCTGGACCGGTATCATGCTGAACATTTTTACGCGGTTCATAAACAGAAGCCGTTTTTCGAAAGTCTTGTAACTTTTATGACTTCCGGCCCTGTCGTTGTGGGAATACTTGAGAAGGAAAATGCTGTGGCTGATTACAGGAAACTGATGGGTGCCACTGATCCTGCAAAGGCTGAAGAAGGAACCATACGAAAACTTTTTGCTGAAAACATTGAACGCAATGCGGTTCATGGATCTGACAGCGACGAAAATGCCGATATTGAATGCGATTTCTTTTTTGCAAAGGGAGAGCGATTTTCAAAATTCGAGGAGTGAAAAATTAAAAATAACTATATGGCCGAAAATAAAAAATTTATTCCGTTTGTATCACCTGATACCAGTATGAAGGAGTTTTCAGTGAGGGCACTGATCATCGGACTTGTCATGGCTGTTGTGTTGGGAGCCGCCAATGCCTACCTGGGCCTGAAGGCGGGAATGACAATTGCTGCAACGTATCCTGCAGCGGTGATTGGTATGGCAATTCTGAAAGCCATGAGAGGATCGATTCTTGAAGAGAACTTCGCCCGTACCGTAGGTTCAATAGGTGAGTCGGTTGCTGCCGGAGCTATTTTCACACTTCCGGCATTTTTTGTATCCGGAATCTGGGATCCTTTCTTTACTCCCGGCCATTATGTGGCATCCACCCTCATTCTCATCGCAGGTGGCGTGCTGGGTATCATGTTTGTTGCCCTTTTACGGCGTGTGATGGTTGAAGATACCGAATTGCCCTTTCCCGAATCGGTTGCAGCCGCTGAAATTCATAAGGCAGGCCAGTCGACAGGCAACAATTCAAAGTTTCTTTTCGCCGCCATGGCTATGGGAGGGCTTGTTAAATTACTCGGAGAAATCAAGCTGTTCCCTGTTTACTGGGAAAAGTTCTTCCTTTTTGTCAAACAAACTGTTACAGGTACCAAATTTACAGGCCAGGGCGGTATGATGCTCGGAAGTCCCGGAATTAGTCCCGCTTACATTGGCGTTGGCTATATTATTGGTCCGCGTCTGGGTTCTTTGAACTTCAGTGGGGGTGTTCTTGCGTGGGGCTTGCTTACACCCATGATCCTGTATTTCCTGGCTCCCTCATTCGATCTGAATGCCATGGCTGCTTCGGTGATGGCTTCAAATCCTTCCCTCACACCCGATGCTGCCATGCATAAAGTGTGGACTGACACCTTCTATTCCATTTGGCGTTATGTTGTCCGCCCCATAGCTATCGGCGGAATGCTTGTCAGCGCAGTATTCACCTTGTGGAGAATGAGAAAAAGCCTCACAGCAGGTATTGCCAGATCAGTTAGCGATGTGAAAAAGGCCGCTGCCGGTCAGCAGGTTGACATTCCGCGGAATGAAAAAGATATTCCCTTCAACCGCATAATGATCGGTATTTTTTCAGTTGCCGTGCTTACTTTCCTCATCACCTTTTATATATTCCATACAAGCGCATTGGTTGCCCTTGTTGCCGCCACTGTAATGATTATCCTTGCCTTCTTTTTCGCAGCCGTATCGGGTTACCTTGTAGGTATCATGGGCTCAAGCAATAACCCCATATCAGGACTTACCCTTACCGCTCTTGTGGTTACCGCATTGCTTATGGTTGCCCTTGGCGTAACCGGAACTGAAGGCGTCGCATCGGTTCTTGGAGTGGCAGCCATAGTATGCGTTTCAGCTGCTGTGGCCGGTGAAATGTTGCAGGACCTTAAAGCCGGGCATATCCTGGGTGGAACACCCTGGCGAATGCAGGTTGGTGATATCATAGGCGTTGTACTGGCCGGCCTTGTAATGTTCGGCGTCCTGGTTTTCCTCAATGACGGTGACATTGCAAAAGGCATCCGTGAAGGGTATGACGGCGGTTTTGGAAGTAAAAACCTCTCTGCCCCACAGGCCAGTCTAATGGCTATATTATCAAAGGGTATTGTTAGCGGACAAATGGCATGGCCTTTAATTATTGCCGGTATGCTTATGGGAGTAGCATTCATTATGATGCAGGTTAAAAGCCCCATGCTGGTTTGCGTAGGTATGTACCTTCCGTTGGAAACCACGTTTGCCATTTTCCTTGGCGGACTTTTTAAAGGTCTTGTTGACAATATCAGTGAGAAACGAAAATTCTCAGCTGCTCAGAAAATCAATTCGGAAAACACCGGGGTATTGCTGGCCTCAGGATTAATAGCAGGCGAAGCACTGATGGGACTTGTAATCGCCATTTTCGCTGTCGGGAATATTTTCCTTTACGATATAGTTTCAATTTTCAAGCATCCTCCTTTCATTATAAGTATACTTGTGTTGGCTGTGATAGCTGTTGTACTTGTAAGAATTCCCCTGAGGAATGCCGGAAAAGCTGATGCACCCGTACCGCCGGGCGCTGTAATGTAGTATTGTAATGGCCCGAGATCCGCGGAATTTTCTGGATATGGTTCCTGTCCGGAATATAACTGAATTCACCAGGGATGGGGATGAAATAACATTGCTTCTTCCTAAGTTCAAAAGTGCCTGGATGCGTAAATGGCTGATACCGCCGCGCAGGTCGGCCCACATCAAAATTCACCTTGATACAATGGGAAGCAAGGTATGGGATTTGATTGATGGCATACGGAACACGGGAGAGATCTGTGAACGGATGAATCCAGGTTCCGCTGAACCGGCAGAACCGATGGAAAAAAGAGTCACTGAATTCCTAAGGCAGCTTTATAAAAACAGATTTATTCTTTTTAAATAACATTAAAAACCTTTTCAAATGTTTAAAGGACATCCAAGGGGATTGCTGATTGCATCCCTTGCCAATATGGGCGAAAGATTTGGTTTCTACACCATGTATGCTATTTTCACCTTGTTCCTTCAGGCAAAATATGGCTATGATTCCAGTAAAACAGGGTTCATATGGGCAAGCTTCCTGTTTGGTGTTTATTTCCTGCCCCTTTTGGGAGGTTTTATTGCGGATAAACTCCTGGGATACGGGAAAACAATAACAGTGGGAATTTTTGTTATGTTTTTCGGCTATTTGCTACTTGCCATGCCGCTGAAGGGAGATACAAGCCTGTGGCTGGTGATCGGTGCACTGTTCACAGTGGCTCTCGGCACCGGACTTTTCAAGGGCAATCTTCAGGCACTTGTCGGCAATATGTACGATGATCCGAAATACAGCGACAAACGCGATTCGGCTTTCACCATTTTCTATATGTGCATCAATATTGGCGCCATGTTTGCTCCAACGGCTGCAGAAGCGGTGAACAATTACGTACTTAAAGCGGCTCATTATACATATGACTCAAGGATTCCCGCACTTGCCCACAAATTCCTGGAGAGCAAGCTCGGCAATATTACTGAATACCTGAACATAGCCAGACTGCAGGATGCAAATGTTACAGCTGAAACACTCGGGAGCTTTTCGCAAAACTATATTGATGCACTGAGTAAATCGTATCATTATGCCTTCGGTGTTGCATGTATAAGTCTCATTATTTCAATCATTATATTCCTAGGCTTTAAGAAGTTTTACAGTTATGCAGATAAGACCGAAAAACAAAAAGCCATGGCCGACAAAACGGCTGTTATAGAACTTTCTCCTGAAGAAACGAAAAGGCGTGTTTTTGCCCTTTTCATGGTATTTTTTGTAGTGATTTTCTTCTGGATGTCTTTTCATCAGAACGGTTTAACAATGACACTTTTTGCCCGTGATTATACCGTTCCATCAGTCGGAAGATTCACTAACCTGTGGTTTGACCTTTTCGGTTTATTGCCGATTTTGTTGTCTGTCATCGGTCTCGTATTTGCCCTGGGTAAAAAGAACCAGGTAAAAACAAGGCTATTAGGTTTTGGTGCCTTTGTTCTGTTCGGACTTTTGGCGTATTGGCGTTACAGGGGATACGGAGAATCCAATCCCTTCACTCCCCAGAAGTTCCAGCATTTTAACCCATTTTTCATTGTGGCACTGGGACAGATTGTTTTGGGTATCTACGCATGGCTGCGGCTAAAAGGCAAGGAACCTTCGTCACCCCGAAAAATAGGATATGGCATGATCATTACAGCCATAGCTTTCAGCCTGCTCATTATTGCTTCACTGAATTTACCGTCGCCGAAATCAATCGGCGGTGAAGTTTCACATACACTGGTCTCGCCATACTGGCTGATATCCACTTATTTTATGCTCACCATTGCTGAATTGTTCCTGAGTCCTATCGGCATCTCCTTCGTATCGAGGGTTGCTCCGCCTAAATATAAGGGACTGGCACAGGGTGGATGGTTTGCTGCCACTTCAGTGGGTAACCTGCTTGTAGGATTGATGGGCTATTTCTGGGACAAGGTTTCCCTGAGCGTGTTCTGGTCGATTCTCGTATTTTGCTGCCTGCTATCGGCCTCATTTATATTCATTATCATAAAGAGGCTGGAAAAAGCAAGTGAGACGGCGTAGGTAAAACGCCCCGTCATTGCGAGGAGCCAGATAATCAATGATTATAGTAAAAACATAAAGCGACGAAGCAATCTGCCCGAACTGGCAGGGCTTTCCCAAGAGATTGTTTTCAATATTATACTTATTGATTCAGGCTCTTCTAATGGCTAAGTTCTTCCTGTGCGGGCAGATTGCTTCGTCGCTATCCATTCTGCTATAATCATATATAGTCACGCTCCTCGCAATGACGAACGTACGCTCCTCGCAATGACGATTTCTCAATGCCCTTCATTCCCTTCCGGAACTCTTATCCTGTCGCCGGCGTCTTTGGCCACTTCGCGGTACCATGCCTCGTCATAACCGGGTTGTTCGAGTTTCGGGTTTTTCTGTCCGGCAACTTTTGTCTTCACATTGCCATCCATGTACCGGGTAAAAAGAAAGGCATACAGATCTTTCCATTCTGCAACGGTTTTCTGTCCTGCGTTTACCGAATAATCAGTAATCAGTTTTATAGCTTTTTCAGGATTCTTTTTGTAAAGAGCAGCAGCCTCCTGGTCGATCTTTGCAGTTTCGGCCATATAGCCGTTCTCAAGTTTTTTCTGGCGTTCCTGGATATAAGGTAACATATAATTATACCTTGTATAAGCCAGGTTTGAGACCTGGTTGAATACCCAGAACGCAGCATCGGGTGAAAAATCCATCATATCGCCATTTCCGACTGCAAAAGCAGGAGGAACAGATGTCATACCACAATACATCGGGGAATATACCGTACTGTATGTATCGTCAACTCCAAACCATAAAATTCCGCCTACAGGATCGGGCAAAAACGCACGTGACTGGGCTATAAACGAGAAACCAGTCTGTTGTGTTGAAATGGCCCTTTCATTCAGGTAAGTCTTACCATCCACTTTCCAGGTCATGGGTCTCCATCTTACAATTGACTTATTGGGACCGGCACCGATATCCTGAGTCATATCAAGAGGTGTTCCCTGGTAGTAATCGCGCATCATGTTCATCACGTCCTCAGGACCAAGCTTACGATTAGCCTTAACCCATAAGGGCATCCTGTGTTTCAGGTTTTCTCCTTTAACATAGTCGGTATACTCGTCCATGCCATCAGCAACCTTTCTGAAACCTGTCCAAACCCTGGCATCACAGAAACGGGCACCGTCAAATGTAACCGGGGCATAGGCATCTGAAAAACTAAAATTTTCGTCAGAGCCGGTATAATAACCCTTACTCCGGGCAAAAGAAATCACATCTTTTGCATACAGGCAGTTTTTAGGATCATTTAACGGGAAAGTTGTTATACGGGCCTGGTTGGCATGTCCACAAACGTACCCGTCTGGTATCCGCCTGGCAACCCAGACTGCGCCTTTGTTTCCGGGACCCTTGCCAATGAGTTCCATGATCCAGACTTCATTCGGATCAGCAATTGAAAAAGATTCGCCTTCGCTATAATATCCGTAAGTCTGCATAAGCTGATCAATTACCTGAATTGCTTCACGGGCTGTTGTTGCACGTTGAAGGGCAATATAAATCAGGCTGCCGTAATCCATTATGGCAGTTGTATCCTGCAGTTCAAGTCTTCCACCATAGGTTGTCTCACCAATGGCAACCTGGTGCTCGTTCATATTTCCCACTACATTATAGGTATGTTTTACCTGGGGTATTTTTCCAAGATATTTTCCTGTATCCCATTCATAAATGTCAAGCATTGCGCCTGCAGGATAATCCTTTGCAGGGTAATGATACAACTCACCAAAAAGTACGTGAGAATCAGCTGCGTAGGAAATTAATACAGAGCCATCCCGGGTTGCACCCTTTGACACTAAAAAATTTGTACACGAAAAAGTATTTTCAAGAGCGAAAATGAATATTCCGATAAGTGTTACAATGAATCTATTTGTCATATTAATGAGATTTGCTG encodes:
- a CDS encoding alkaline phosphatase, translating into MNVKNLRGYLLILGLLSFSMSYCQETIRVHKEDMPKNIILFIGDGMGLAQIQSGLTVNYGRLNLLSFRNIGFSKTQPAFGYITDSGAGATALSTGVKTYNGAIGVGPDSASLKTILEYAEQAGLSTGLVSTSAITHATPASFIAHSNSRNDYEGIAADFLKTDIDVFIGGGRNNFTLRKDKRNLVQELRDKGYQVMFSMDSIRGVRQGKLAGLTAPDHNPSILQGRNREMLITATQTAINLLSKNKKGFFLMVEGSEIDFGGHANNTDFVAQEVIDFDRAIGAALDYARLYQNTLIIVTADHETGGMALTGGSFKEGKVSAKFALTDHTGVMVPVFAYGPGSRLFQGFQENTEIFDKMKLLFGF
- a CDS encoding PAS domain-containing sensor histidine kinase, with protein sequence MIKAFYFLAGIVFSAILALIVYLVASYYRRNTKNKDHEALVSVQNERKQLRTLVDTIPDLIFIKDRQSRFTLANAKVAMVMGTTPENLIGKTDFDFYSENMASAFYADEQKIMDTGLPMINFEENALDEYGNRIIRATTKVPVRNDDGTIIGLAGICRDISKLKNIENQLRKKSEDLQETNRLLENRQKEILIQSEELAEQTQNLLMINAELERLNRTKDKFFSIIAHDLRNPFNAIIGFSELLRHDYYEMDNQHKLSVLELISVSSHTAFNLLENLLEWARTQTDNINFKPENFDLGEIAQTVVDLNCGMALKKGIILKNEVSEEIHVHADKNMINTVLRNLVSNAIKFSNPSGEIVISVKPNKELVEVNVSDNGIGMDRESLNKLFRIDTYYSTAGTMGESGTGLGLIICKEFIEKNNGRIKANSEKGSGTTITFTLNPSKLN
- a CDS encoding SAM-dependent methyltransferase, which translates into the protein MEPGVKRKLYLIPSTLGDSDIDKVIPVYNRGIIRGLTHFVAEEEKTVRRFLIRCGYQNIQQAAFYLLNEHTPPRDIPFIFSDSGSADLGLISEAGLPGVADPGNMLVSEAFRLGMEVIPLSGPSSLMLALMASGLNGQQFAFNGYLPQKPNERIARIRHFEKRSAAENQSQIFIEAPYRNNHLVESLLSTLRHETRLCIAVNLTLENEWIRTKTIGEWIKQPPGDLKKLPAVFIFLA
- a CDS encoding FKBP-type peptidyl-prolyl cis-trans isomerase, with amino-acid sequence MHRQLHEIFFLILLFSVVSCDHFARYPGYKKASHGIYYKLTAIGDEDSVKAKPGDYITVNLTYLTMNDSAFFDGKRKFQVKEPAYEGAIDECFTLLSPEESAVFILSAAKFFENTLHSPLPRFIKTDDPVKVKVDMIDIQTEEDYTREKQAFLSWIQDFGEYEKVILTQFIDQEKLNVSPLPGGMYYLNLIKGNGIKVEKGDTVTVNYEGKFLNGRFFDSTVKRGQPFQFVYGTEWQVIEGLEQAIGMMSEGEKSLFILPSQLAFGNEGSSNQLIPPFTSLIFEVEILKVSSPLNKSALADPVHND
- a CDS encoding FKBP-type peptidyl-prolyl cis-trans isomerase; the encoded protein is MRINVLFLLTVALVTGSCSRQPERQITEKEVRETQNAMVEVNRMLVQKDKQKITDYMRQHNLSLQESETGLWYGITKKGTGEPVKDGMTVTLEYDVRLLDGTRCYSSDSLGNKQFTVGKGEVESGLDEGVRLLQKGSEAVLILPPHLAFGFQGDGDKIPARSIIVYHLKIIKADAQAAS
- a CDS encoding DHH family phosphoesterase, translating into MNNSEGQIIWQNISQTVKLLKSQAKKIAILCHLNPDGDTLGSALALNRLFTKMGHNCDVISPNDYPEFLKWMPGSDKIVILKHEHDRVVGILKNAEMIFAIDFNEIKRFRDLRDVFESSAAFRVLIDHHPAPTMKVDCMLSDPSASSTAELVYRFIHEAAFKNQMDAEISACLFTGIMTDTGCFSYNSSNRKTWETVADLLDYGINKDEIYSFVYDNYSEHRMRLLGFSLNEKLEVFPEFKTGIISISKADMKKYHFEVGDSEGFVNYPLSIKGVCFSALFLEKDDHIKLSFRSKGTFPVNEFSRDHFHGGGHKNASGGEAYCSLDEALKQFKDLLPRYRDKLNRDED